The window TCTTAGATGAAAAGGTTTGATTTGTGGATACAACAATTTAAGCAATGGCGGAGAGTTGCCCTCAGCATGGCTCATTTAAAAACATTCAATCGCACATACCGTTCATCAAAACCTAAACCTGACCAAGAGATTACCTCTTTGCCACAAGGTATCGAACGGCATCCGTCTATCTACAAGTTTGTGCAGAAAAACCTGCGGAATTTGTTCTTAGAAACTAATTCCTGTCAAACTCAAGCACTTAATTGTCGGCGCTCTAAAACTGGAAAACGCCCCAAAGTTGCCCTAATCATGGCAGTGATTACCCTCACTAGCACCATAGGCCATCGCTTTTACAATCAGCCAAAACTCGACGTAGGCACCATAGCCCCCGTCACCATCCGCGCTCCACGAGATGCAAAAGTCGAAGATACTAAAACCACAGAAACAAAACAAAAAGCAGCCCGTAGAGGATTATTACCAGTATTAATGGTTAATCCCTCTGTTAATAATCAAATTTACCAAGAATTACAGCGAGAAATCGAGCAAATTAACCAATCACGCCTAATCGCAGGCCAATTTCCTTTTACTTCCGCTTTATCAACTGCTACTCAGACTTATTTACGAAATTGCCCTGAATCAGAATGGCAAACAATTTTAGCTGCATTAAATAATGCAACGGAAAAATCCGAAACAGGCAAACAATTTTCCGCTGTTATTGATATTTCACAATCCAAACCTGCAAAAGCACAACAAGCCCTGAAAGAACTTCAAGCTTATCAACGCCTTAACCCAGAAGGATTGACAAAACTAGTTAATACAATTTCCCAAGTTCGGCAACGCTATGCCCAGGCATTAGCTTATTTGTCCCAAAAATTGGCAGAAGAAGAAATTTCGCCAAATTTATCTTTTTTGAACTTGACGGAGGGAGATTGGCGGAAAACTCAAACTGGAATTACTGAAGCCCTAGAACGTATTCTTACTCAAGGAATCGCTCCAGGTTTATCTGTGGCGCACAAACAACAAGCGGTGAAAATTCAGATCAAAAATTTAATTCCAGAAACCGCTCAATCATCAGTAGTTCAATTAATAGTTAATATTTTAAAATCTAATTTAATTGAGGATACGGAACAAACTAAACTGCAAGCTGAACAAGCTGCTCAGCAAGTTAAACCAGAAATAGTAGAAATCAGAAAAGGTGAGGAAATTGTCAAAGCAGGGCAAGAAATTACCCAAAGAGAATTTGTTTTGCTCGATCACTTTAAGTTAAGTCTTCGGGAAGTTAATTGGTGGGGTTTAATTGGTTGTGGAATATTAGTTAGTGGTGGTGTCGGCGTTTTTTGGTGGGTAGAAAAACGATTTCATCCAGGTTTGCGACAACGGGATCACATTCTTATATTGCTATTGACTTTAAGTACTCCGTTGTTGGTTAGTTTTGGTGTTAATTACAGCAGTTTGCCCGCAGTGGGTTTATTGGTGGGAACTTTTTATGGTTCGGCTTTGGGTGTAACTACTGTTGGTTTGCTGACTTTGGGTTTGCCTATTGGCATGGAAAATATTCTTTGGGATCACTTGTTGGCTAATGCAGCCGGGGCGATTCTGGGAAGTTTAATGGCGGGAAGATTGCGATCGCGCGAAGAACTCGCTTTACTAGGAATTGGCATCGGTTTAACCGAAGGAATCGTTTACCTAGCCCTGAATTTAATCCTCAGCGCCGCTATCGGTTCAATCTGGCTGACCATCCTCCAAGAAGCAGCGATTTACAGTCTTACTGGCGTAGCTTGGAGCGTTGTAGCATTAGGAATTAGCCCCTATTTAGAACAACTATTTGACTTAGTTACACCCGTTCGTTTAGCCGAATTAGCTAACCCAAATCGGCCCCTTTTAAAACGTTTAGCCGAAGAAGCACCCGGAACTTTTCAACATACTTTATTTGTCGCAACTTTAGCAGAAGCCGCAGCTAAAGCATTAGATTGTAATGTCGAATTAGTTCGTACCGGAACACTTTATCACGACATTGGTAAATTACATGACCCCCAAGGTTTTATTGAAAATCAAATGGGAGGGCCAAATAAACACGACCAAATTAACGACCCTTACTTTAGTACCGCACTTATTAAAAAGCACGTCACCGAAGGGTTAGTTATGGCGCGCCGCTATCGCTTACCAAAAGCAATTCAAGCATTCATTCCCGAACATCAAGGAACAATGCAAATTGCCTATTTTTATCATCAGGCAAAACAACAAGCAAAAACACCTGTAGATGAAGCTTTTTTCCGTTATGCTGGGCCGATTCCTCAATCACGGGAAACTGGAGTGGTTATGTTAGCAGATTCTTGCGAAGCAGCTTTAAGAAGTTTGAAAGATGCCACTTACGAAGAAGCTTTGGCAATGGTTAACAAAATTCTCAAGGCGCGTTGGCAAGATCATCAATTAGTTGATTCTGGTTTAACTCGTGCGGAAATGTCCCAAATTGCCGAAATTTTTGTGCAAGTTTGGCAACAGTTTCACCATAAACGAATTGCTTATCCAAAAGCAGCTTTAAATAATGGATAGCAGCATAAATCGGGATTTTATGAATTTATACTAATTCTCTATGAATATGCCCTTAATTAACCCCACCCCAAACCCCTCCCCGTAGACGGGGAGGGGCAATGATTAAGCGCAATTTTACAGGGAATTGGTATTACATGATGAATAGGATTAATCAAAAAAAACTTTTTCAGTCTCCAATGACCTATCTTTATTGTATTTAAGCAAACATAACTATTTCATATATTCTTCATCCTTGAAGTGTAGCTAAAACATACTTTAAGGATGAAGATTTGATTTTGCGATCGCGTTTGAATTTAAAAGTAGTATCTAATACCAATTCTCTATGAAGATGCGCTTTATTACACCCCCCTCTAGTCCCCCCTTAGCAAGGGGGGACGGCGTTAGCCGGGGGGTAAATATATTGCAGTTTCATACAGAGACGGTATAACTTAAAATAAATAGAGTAGAAGAGAAGAGATAGTTAAATTATTTCTCCCCATCCCCCCATCTCCCTACTTCCCCCTTTCCCCTTTTCCCCTTTTCCCTTTTCCCCCTTTCCCCAATCTATCCTTTTACTCCACTGCCTAAATCACTGGGAACAATGTATTTTTGCAGAATAATAAATAGTAACAAAATTGGCAGAATAGAAATTACTGAACCAGCCGCAATTAACCGCCAATCTAAGGAAAATGTTCCGGCTAATCTGGCTACACCTAAAGGCAATGTATAGTATTCTGGTTGGTCAATTACTATTAACGGCCAGAGGAAATCACTCCAAGAACCTATGAAGGTAAAAATTGCTAAAGTTACTAATGCGGGACGAATTGCTGGTAACATGACAAACCACCAAATTCCTAATTCGGAACAACCATCCATTCTGGCGGCTTCTTCTAATTCTTTGGGTACTCCTTGGAAGGCTTGGCGTAATAAGAAAATGCCGAATGCTGAGGCTAAACTGGGAAGGATAATTCCTAAATAGCTATTTTTTAAACCTAATTGTACTGTGAGAATATAGAGGGGAATCATCACGATTTGAAAAGGAATCATGATGGTAGAAACAATGAGGGCAAAAATGATGTTTCTGCCTTTAAATTCTAATCTGGCTAGGGGATAAGCTGCCAAAGCACAAAATAATAAGTTTAAAATAACTGTTAATCCAGCGACTAAGGTGCTGTTAAATAAGTATTGCCCGAAAGGATTGGTTTGCCAAACTCGGATGAAGTTATCAAAGGTGGGTTGGGTGGGAAAAAATTGTGGGGGGAATTGAAAAATGTTTTCTGCTGGTGATTTTAAGGCAGTGCTAATTAACCAGAGTAGGGGAAAGAGCATGATTAAGGCGATCGCACTGAGCACGCCATAAATTAAAATATATTTTCCTGTAGATGATAAGGGAATTTTAGATTTAAAAATTTGCTGTTTACTTAACATTTTTCAGTTGTCTCCGGGAAATTGATTAATAATTTTTAGACCGTTTTCCGTACAAACTCCGGTTAAAGATCGATCCCATCGATCGATCGGTAACTCTACTAAATAACTAAATTCATAGACAATGCCAATGGTGATTTTGTTTGACCATTCAGGCAGAGTTAATAAGCGATCGTAAAATCCTGCACCGTAGCCTAATCGATATCCTCTCACATCACAAGCAACCGAAGGAACTAAAATTAAATCAACTTGGCTAGGGTCAACAATCGGAGACTCAGCAACAGGTTCTAAAATGCCATATTTGTTGGTTTCTAATCGATCTCCGGCTTGCCAAAAGTGCCAAGAAAGTTCTTGATCGACGCAGCGAGGAAAACCCCAACGCCGAGAATTATCAGTAAATAAGGGTTTTAAGTCTGGTTCTTGGCGAAAACTAAAATAAGCTAAAACGGTTTTTGCTTCCTTGAAGATTGGGGAAGATTGTAAGTGGGTGCAGATGCGATCGCTTTTTTCCTGCCATTCTGTTTTGAGGAGAGTTTGGCGGATTTTCAGAAGCGATCGACGTAAACTAGCTTTTTCCATTCAGTAATTTTTCAAAAATGAATTACTCGATAGTTTAAGATTTCCAGAAATCAAGATTAACATAGGAATGTTAACAATTGAAATTCTTGGCCATAAAACTAGGGTTTCGCAAATTTCAGTATTAAATAAGGAAAAGTCATTAAAGTGTTAAACTTACTTTTTCAAATATTTTAATTTTGCTGAAAAAAACCTAGTAAAATCAAGCCAAGTGGCTAATACTACTGATATTTACGGTAAACCAATGACTAACTCATTAATCCCAGTAATCCTAGCAGGTGGCAAAGGTGAACGTTTTTGGCCCCTTAGTCGGAAACAACGTCCGAAACAGTTTTTAAGTTTAGATGGTAGTGGGAAAAGTCTTTTGCAAGCAACTGCTCAGAGATTATTATCAGTTGCAGGTGGTTGGGATAAATTATGGGTTTGTACTTCTAAAATTTTAGCTGAAGGTGTGAAAGAACAACTTCCCGAATTACCAGAAGAAAATTTATTAGTAGAACCAGAAGGAAGAGATACTGCACCCGCAGTTGCTTGGACAACTTTAGAAATTGCTAATCGTTATGGTAATGATACAGTGGTTGGTTTTTTTCCTGCCGATCATTGGATTGCAGATGAAGCAGCTTATAAACAAACTTTAGAAGATGCGGCTACATTGGCAAAAGAAAAAGAGGCAATTGTTACTTTAGGAATTAAACCAAATCAACCTTCTACTGGTTACGGTTATATTGAACAAGGTGAGGCTGAAGGTACTTTTGGTCAGTCATTGGTTTATCGGGTAAATCGATTTACAGAAAAACCCGATCGCCAAACAGCAGAAGAGTTTTTGGCGACTGGGAGATTTAGTTGGAACAGTGGAATGTTTGTTTTTCGGGTGGGAGTTGTGATTCAAGAATTAGCAATTCACGCTTCCGAAATTCTCACTCCTTTAAAAGAACAAGGAATTGCAGCTTATCCTCAATTACCAAAGAAAAGTATTGACTATGCTTTAATGGAAAAAACTAATTTGGCTTATGTAATTCCGGCGGCTTTTGGGTGGGATGATTTGGGTGATTGGAATGCGATCGAACGTTTGTTGAAAGGCAATAATCCAAATGTGGAATTAGCAACTCATGTCGGTATGGATACCCAGGGAACAGTCCTTTATGCTGAAGGTGAAGACGAAGTAATTGTTACTATTGGGTTGGAAGATGTGGTGGTAGTGCGCGATCGTAATGTCACTTTAATTGTCAAAAAAGAACGTACTCAGGAGATTAAGCAAGTCCTGAAAAAAATTCAAGAAGACCCGAGATTTACTCATCTTTTGTAAAATTTTAAAATCTCAAAAGATACACATTTTCAGCTTGGGTTACAATTAACCCAAGCTGATTTTCTTGTGAAATTTATGTATTTACCAAATGTTCTTCCAGTAATTTGACAATTTCGCGGTCTTCAAATTGGCTAACTAATTCTAAAATGCGATCGATAAAAACCGCATATTTATGATCTAATTCACTAATCCGTTGAGCTTCCACTTCGATCGCTGCAATATCACCTATTTTTGCCATTTGATACAATTTCTCTAATTCCTCTGCTGGTGGTACAACCAAATTTTGTGTACTTACAACAGCAGTTGCTTCTACTATTGGAGATGGCCGATTTTCTTTTTCATATATCCACTGCAAATTAAGATATTTCTGTAAGTAAGAAAGCAGTTTTTCCAAATCGATTGGCTTACTTAGAAATTCATTACAACCCATTGCAATACTTTTGTCTTGGTATTCATTTAACACGCTAGCACTAGAAGCAATGATGATGGTATTTTGAAATTCTGGCGATTGTCGCAAGCGGCGGGTAAATTCAAAGCCATCTAAAACTGGCATTACTAAATCGGTAATAATTAAATCTGGTTGAAAGGTAGTAGCCACAGTAAAACCTACTTCACCATTATGAGCTTCTGCACATTCAAAACCCAAAGATTCAAGCAGTTCTAATAATACAATTCGATTAACTTGTTTATCATCTAACACCAAAATTTTCTGCCGCTTACCAGCATAACCAACTATTTTTCCTTGTTCGTTGCTAGCCGCAGAATTTATCCATTCTGTTGCTACAGGAAAGGTCACATCAAACCAAAACCTACTGCCAACATTAGGAGTACTTTCTATTTGAATACTACTACCCATTAAATTCACGATTTTTTGACTAATAGCTAATCCTAATCCAGTACCTTCAGTGCGACGCGAATTTGAGCCAGCTTGTTCAAAAGGCAGAAAAATATGTTCTAATTGTTCTGGGGAAATACCTACTCCAGTGTCTTCCACAGAAAAACGAATTAATGCGGTGTTGACGGCTGGATGAGAATTGCGATCGAGCAAATTAACCAGAAAGTTAATATGACCTCGATCGGTAAATTTGATCGCATTTCCTAACAGATTAATTAAAACTTGGCGCAGACGCTTATCATCTGCTCGAATTCCTATTGGTAAATTTGGATCGCCATAATAATTAAAGCCAATATCTTTTTGTTCGGCACGAATTCGAGACATTTCTACTGCGGCTGACAAAAAAGACGGCAAATGAAACTCTTTCGGATAAAGCTCCATGCGACGAGCTTCAATTTTTGATAAATCCAGAATATCATTAATTAGATTGAGTAAGTGATTACCGCATTGATAAATCACATCAATGCTAGAACGATGTAAGTTTAAATCAGTAGCTCGCGCTAAAATTTGAGCATATCCTAAAATACCGTTAAGAGGTGTCCTCAATTCGTGACTCATATTAGCTAAAAATTCGCTTTTAGCGCGATTGGCAATTTCTGCTGCTTCTTTAGATTCTCTTAGTTGGGCTGTGCGTTTTTCAACGGTAATTTCTAACTCTTCTTTGGCTTTTAATAACTTAATTTCTGCTTCTTTTCTTTCAATAATTACGGCAGCTAAAATTAAAGTAGTAACGGTAATTACACCGATAAAAGTTTGGAGTAATAATAAGGTTTCATTTAAGCTAGTTTGATTAAATGAAGTATTTCCTCGTACTGCTCCCATAATGGCGATCGCAGATACTAAAAAAATCGCTGTTGCTACCCCTTTTTGTCCAAATCTAAATGCTGCCCACACTAATAAAGGAACTAGCATATATTCCACTGGATAATTATAGCCAAAAGCAATTTGACCAATTACTAACATTAAAAATAACCAAATACTAACTTCTATAATTGATTGAGATTTCCGTTTCAATAAAGTAGGTAAAGTGTTTATATTGTTTGTTTGTGGGAATAATCCCGAACTATTTGGCTGACTCAAAATTAGAATAAACGGTGCAAATACCAAAACACCCATTAAATCTCCTAACCAAAAAGTTAGCCAAGTATTAGCATATTCTGTTAAATTAATAAAATTGCATAAGTACATGGTAGTTACGCCAAATATTGGACTAACCATGCAGCTAAAAAATTCAATACTGGTAAACTTAAAGACGTTTTCAGATGTATCAAAAATTCGGATTGATTTAATAAATTTTCTAATTAAAATAGCGCCAACTAATGCTTGTAATACTGAACCGATCGCAATTCCAATTCCGGCTACAATCGACATTTCAAACAAGCGAGTATTCGTAATAAAAGCTAGAGTTGCGGCAATAAATGCCCCGCACCAAATCCCACACCAAATATCGTATCCAAAAATTAAAAAACATACTAAAGCAATTCCCGAAGGAGGATAAACTGGGGTGACAAAGCCTGGGGGAATTGCTAATGATTGACCGAGTTTAGCAGTTATATAATAAACAATGGCGATTCCGATCGCTAATAACAGCCTATTAGCAGATTTAGGAAATAATTGACGCGACAAATTCAGCATAATTGAAATCTCCTAAATGATTTACTAAATTTTATTTGATAGGTAAGGTAACAGTAAATTCTGTTCCTTTCCCTGGAGTAGAAACAAAGTCGATCGTTCCCCCATGCTTTTCTTCTACTATATGACGAGAAATTGTCATTCCTAAACCCGTTCCTTTAGTAATTATTTTAGTAGTAAAAAACTGTTCAAATATTCTTGATTGATTTTCCTGTTTGATTCCACTACCATTATCTTGAATTGAAATAATTACTTGCTCATTTTCTTTGTCTAATTTTGTCCGAATAATAATTCGATTAGGATTGGCTTTAATTTCGGCAAAACTACGCCCAATATTAGATTCTTCTACTGCATCGATCGCATTTGCCACTAAATTCATAAATACCTGATTCAAAGACCCAGGGTAACAATTAATTTCTGGTAAAGTATCATATTCTTTAATCACTTCTATTGCCGGACGAACTTCGTTAGCTTTCAAGCGATGCTTAAACAACAATAAAGTACTTTCTAACCCTTCATGAGGATTGAATAGTAACTTACTTTGTGCATCACTACGGGAAAAAGTTCGCATAGACTGATTAATTTCGGAAATACGCTTGGTTCCTTCTTTCATGGAATCAATTAAATTGAGCAAATCACTCATAATGTAATTTAGCTCAACAGCTTCTATTTTTTCTGTAATTTCTTGTACAGGATTTGGGTAATTTTTTTGATATAAATCGATCACGTTGATTAACTCCTTAACATAATCATGAGCATATTTGAGATTGCCGTCAATAAAATTAATTGGATTGTTAATTTCGTGAGTTATGCCCGCAATCAATTGTCCTAAAAAAGACATTTTTTCGTTGAAAATTAGTTGGGTTTGTGCTTTTTGTAAAGCAGCAGTACGCTCTTCTACTTTTTGTTCCAATAATTCATTCATTTCATATAAATGATTATTCTTTTCTTCTAACTCTTTCGTCAGACGGCTTAGCTTCAAATGAAGATTAATACGTGCTAATAGTTCGTCTGGTTGAAATGGTTTTGTAATGTAATCTACTGCTCCCAATGACAAGCCTTTAACTTTATTTTCATTTTCGGATAAAGCTGTCATAAAAATTATTGGTAGGTCTTGATATTTA is drawn from Phormidium ambiguum IAM M-71 and contains these coding sequences:
- a CDS encoding MASE1 domain-containing protein, with the translated sequence MLNLSRQLFPKSANRLLLAIGIAIVYYITAKLGQSLAIPPGFVTPVYPPSGIALVCFLIFGYDIWCGIWCGAFIAATLAFITNTRLFEMSIVAGIGIAIGSVLQALVGAILIRKFIKSIRIFDTSENVFKFTSIEFFSCMVSPIFGVTTMYLCNFINLTEYANTWLTFWLGDLMGVLVFAPFILILSQPNSSGLFPQTNNINTLPTLLKRKSQSIIEVSIWLFLMLVIGQIAFGYNYPVEYMLVPLLVWAAFRFGQKGVATAIFLVSAIAIMGAVRGNTSFNQTSLNETLLLLQTFIGVITVTTLILAAVIIERKEAEIKLLKAKEELEITVEKRTAQLRESKEAAEIANRAKSEFLANMSHELRTPLNGILGYAQILARATDLNLHRSSIDVIYQCGNHLLNLINDILDLSKIEARRMELYPKEFHLPSFLSAAVEMSRIRAEQKDIGFNYYGDPNLPIGIRADDKRLRQVLINLLGNAIKFTDRGHINFLVNLLDRNSHPAVNTALIRFSVEDTGVGISPEQLEHIFLPFEQAGSNSRRTEGTGLGLAISQKIVNLMGSSIQIESTPNVGSRFWFDVTFPVATEWINSAASNEQGKIVGYAGKRQKILVLDDKQVNRIVLLELLESLGFECAEAHNGEVGFTVATTFQPDLIITDLVMPVLDGFEFTRRLRQSPEFQNTIIIASSASVLNEYQDKSIAMGCNEFLSKPIDLEKLLSYLQKYLNLQWIYEKENRPSPIVEATAVVSTQNLVVPPAEELEKLYQMAKIGDIAAIEVEAQRISELDHKYAVFIDRILELVSQFEDREIVKLLEEHLVNT
- a CDS encoding response regulator yields the protein MKLPEPNTLLIVDDNPTNIKLLYDLLKDQGFRILVAKDGQSAIEKLEVANPDLVLLDVMMPGIDGFTTCQIIKSQPKYQDLPIIFMTALSENENKVKGLSLGAVDYITKPFQPDELLARINLHLKLSRLTKELEEKNNHLYEMNELLEQKVEERTAALQKAQTQLIFNEKMSFLGQLIAGITHEINNPINFIDGNLKYAHDYVKELINVIDLYQKNYPNPVQEITEKIEAVELNYIMSDLLNLIDSMKEGTKRISEINQSMRTFSRSDAQSKLLFNPHEGLESTLLLFKHRLKANEVRPAIEVIKEYDTLPEINCYPGSLNQVFMNLVANAIDAVEESNIGRSFAEIKANPNRIIIRTKLDKENEQVIISIQDNGSGIKQENQSRIFEQFFTTKIITKGTGLGMTISRHIVEEKHGGTIDFVSTPGKGTEFTVTLPIK
- a CDS encoding mannose-1-phosphate guanylyltransferase — encoded protein: MTNSLIPVILAGGKGERFWPLSRKQRPKQFLSLDGSGKSLLQATAQRLLSVAGGWDKLWVCTSKILAEGVKEQLPELPEENLLVEPEGRDTAPAVAWTTLEIANRYGNDTVVGFFPADHWIADEAAYKQTLEDAATLAKEKEAIVTLGIKPNQPSTGYGYIEQGEAEGTFGQSLVYRVNRFTEKPDRQTAEEFLATGRFSWNSGMFVFRVGVVIQELAIHASEILTPLKEQGIAAYPQLPKKSIDYALMEKTNLAYVIPAAFGWDDLGDWNAIERLLKGNNPNVELATHVGMDTQGTVLYAEGEDEVIVTIGLEDVVVVRDRNVTLIVKKERTQEIKQVLKKIQEDPRFTHLL
- a CDS encoding HD family phosphohydrolase, with protein sequence MKRFDLWIQQFKQWRRVALSMAHLKTFNRTYRSSKPKPDQEITSLPQGIERHPSIYKFVQKNLRNLFLETNSCQTQALNCRRSKTGKRPKVALIMAVITLTSTIGHRFYNQPKLDVGTIAPVTIRAPRDAKVEDTKTTETKQKAARRGLLPVLMVNPSVNNQIYQELQREIEQINQSRLIAGQFPFTSALSTATQTYLRNCPESEWQTILAALNNATEKSETGKQFSAVIDISQSKPAKAQQALKELQAYQRLNPEGLTKLVNTISQVRQRYAQALAYLSQKLAEEEISPNLSFLNLTEGDWRKTQTGITEALERILTQGIAPGLSVAHKQQAVKIQIKNLIPETAQSSVVQLIVNILKSNLIEDTEQTKLQAEQAAQQVKPEIVEIRKGEEIVKAGQEITQREFVLLDHFKLSLREVNWWGLIGCGILVSGGVGVFWWVEKRFHPGLRQRDHILILLLTLSTPLLVSFGVNYSSLPAVGLLVGTFYGSALGVTTVGLLTLGLPIGMENILWDHLLANAAGAILGSLMAGRLRSREELALLGIGIGLTEGIVYLALNLILSAAIGSIWLTILQEAAIYSLTGVAWSVVALGISPYLEQLFDLVTPVRLAELANPNRPLLKRLAEEAPGTFQHTLFVATLAEAAAKALDCNVELVRTGTLYHDIGKLHDPQGFIENQMGGPNKHDQINDPYFSTALIKKHVTEGLVMARRYRLPKAIQAFIPEHQGTMQIAYFYHQAKQQAKTPVDEAFFRYAGPIPQSRETGVVMLADSCEAALRSLKDATYEEALAMVNKILKARWQDHQLVDSGLTRAEMSQIAEIFVQVWQQFHHKRIAYPKAALNNG
- a CDS encoding 5-formyltetrahydrofolate cyclo-ligase, producing the protein MEKASLRRSLLKIRQTLLKTEWQEKSDRICTHLQSSPIFKEAKTVLAYFSFRQEPDLKPLFTDNSRRWGFPRCVDQELSWHFWQAGDRLETNKYGILEPVAESPIVDPSQVDLILVPSVACDVRGYRLGYGAGFYDRLLTLPEWSNKITIGIVYEFSYLVELPIDRWDRSLTGVCTENGLKIINQFPGDN